The following are encoded together in the Panicum virgatum strain AP13 chromosome 6K, P.virgatum_v5, whole genome shotgun sequence genome:
- the LOC120711609 gene encoding U3 small nucleolar RNA-associated protein 18 homolog, which yields MSLTTQTTPGYHADEKGNEEVEDFGIPLGYMWKIVNEPRSNYEKKKRRAQAEKEKVLAAKHNKKVCPAMNLQAKGVATKTDNTRSKTVATSNDNEVANAKVNPCLKQISRLVDARLERSARNCCMSSVRFDKEGRLVLAAGSDGNMRLSQIDGENSNATRVQTVSLPNCEISQAAFMPNGSEVIVANGTQFVYSYDLVNNALVKAGPFPKWEDRRFYNFEVSPDSSTVALVSNNRGYILLVSPKTKEKVGILRMDEDSQARSVAYTDCGNQLLSTDGSGHVYLWDLRTRRCVNKTIACLDNAPLCTSLDSSLFAVASSDGFVNMYDRSEFVSGSSEPVKVIDGLTSCTSVEQVKFNNDAQLLAMISRGGAHALRLVHLPSCSVSSETWPGTDLKSRFPCCMDFSPSSGLMAVGTFCGNAMLFRTQLHDSA from the coding sequence ATGAGCTTGACCACTCAGACTACACCTGGCTACCATGCAGATGAGAAGGGGAATGAGGAAGTTGAGGATTTCGGAATTCCACTTGGTTATATGTGGAAGATTGTTAATGAACCCAGATCGAACTatgagaagaaaaagagaagggcTCAAGCTGAAAAGGAAAAGGTATTGGCAGCCAAACACAATAAAAAGGTCTGTCCTGCCATGAATTTGCAAGCCAAGGGTGTGGCTACCAAAACCGATAATACGAGAAGTAAGACTGTGGCAACCAGTAATGACAATGAGGTAGCTAATGCAAAGGTCAACCCTTGCCTGAAGCAGATCTCTAGGCTTGTAGATGCACGTTTGGAGAGATCTGCACGCAACTGTTGTATGAGTTCGGTACGGTTTGATAAGGAAGGTCGGCTTGTGCTGGCTGCAGGATCAGATGGGAACATGAGACTCTCCCAGATTGATGGTGAAAACAGCAATGCCACGAGGGTCCAGACTGTGTCTCTTCCCAATTGTGAGATCAGCCAAGCTGCCTTTATGCCAAATGGTTCTGAAGTAATTGTTGCAAATGGTACACAATTTGTCTACTCCTATGATCTCGTGAATAATGCCTTGGTCAAGGCTGGTCCATTCCCAAAGTGGGAGGACAGACGTTTCTATAACTTTGAGGTGTCACCGGACTCAAGCACTGTTGCACTTGTCAGTAACAACAGAGGGTACATCCTTCTGGTCTCACCTAAAACGAAGGAAAAAGTTGGCATTCTCAGGATGGACGAAGACAGTCAGGCACGTTCGGTAGCTTACACGGATTGTGGGAACCAGCTACTGAGCACTGATGGTAGTGGTCATGTATACCTGTGGGATCTCAGAACAAGGAGGTGTGTTAACAAAACCATCGCCTGCCTGGATAACGCGCCGCTCTGCACTTCACTGGACAGTTCCTTGTTTGCTGTGGCTTCCAGCGATGGCTTTGTAAACATGTATGATAGAAGTGAGTTTGTCAGTGGTAGCAGTGAGCCGGTGAAGGTGATTGATGGCCTTACCAGTTGTACGTCTGTCGAGCAAGTAAAGTTCAACAATGATGCTCAGCTCTTGGCGATGATCTCGAGGGGTGGAGCACACGCGCTGAGGCTTGTGCACCTCCCATCCTGCAGTGTCTCTTCTGAGACCTGGCCAGGGACCGACCTCAAGTCACGGTTTCCTTGCTGTATGGATTTCAGCCCCAGCAGTGGCTTGATGGCTGTTGGGACCTTTTGTGGAAATGCTATGTTATTCAGGACGCAACTCCATGACTCAGCATGA